The window gggtataaaactataaaatgtgaaatcgaaaatatatttttgtaaaaaacattttaaaaaatataaaaataaaaaagccgccACGAAAAATGTTTAGATATAGTTCAGAATTGCGTACCGCCTCATATACAACCAAGCCCAATTTTCAGTGATATAAAAAAAGCCCAATTTTCAGTGCCGCGGAAGGAACAAAAAAAGAATGAAACATCAACTTTTCCAGTGACACTAGGATTATTTTCTTCAGTAGCCTACAGAACGGGCACAAGGATTACTTTAGCAGCCGACAGCAGGGTGATGCAGAGAAGGCCCTCCACTATCGGCTTCATCACCTCATGCCAGCACCGCTGGTCACGGTACATGACGCGTAGCGCGCGCAGCTCGGTCCTGGCGAAGTGCAgcgggtcgtcttcctccctcgTGCTGGCGACGGAGACCTTGGCCGGCTGGCCGATCATCATCAGCCACCGCGTCGTCGGCGGGTACTCCACGGTCACCTCCACGGAGCAGTCCATCCCGTCTTCAAGGTCTCTTCTCTTCGACAGGACTCGCCACGGGGCATGGACCTTCCTGCAGCCAATCAGGTACATCCGCCCATCCTCCGGGTTGTACACGCCCTCCACCGACATCACCGGAATTGGGCTGACCAAATCGTTCCGGGATGCCGTGAACTCCGCAGACACGTTCAGGATCCGCTGCTTGTCCACGCCATGGACCCTTCCAAGCAGTTCGTTCCACATCCTAGGCCTCCTACCCTGAagcacggccgccgcccttgcccccgctgcgccgccggcgccggtcgTCGTCCTCCCGCACGTGAGGCCCTGCACCATGATGGCGGAGCGGGTGAACGCCGCCGTGTCCTCCGTCGCGAACGGCCCGACCCGGCTGCAGAACGCGTGCGTCCCCTTGCAGTCCCAGTCCGGAATCATTTCCATCGCTTGGTGGTGGTCGGGAGTGGAGCGGTTGATGATGTCGAAGAGAGAGGCGGCGCTGCTGAGCTGCTGATCCATGGCATCGTCGTCGTGGGAGAGCGGCGGCTCGTCGTTGCACCCAGGAGCTTCCGGCTGGAATTGGTAACCGGAGTTGTACCCGGCGGCTTCGTCTCCGCGTACACACCCTGGATCCGCACAAGGAGCCTGGCGACCCCTGGCCGGAGCTCGAAATCCTGCCCCTCGCTTGGGTCCCTGTACGAGCAGCAGCAGTTGCGGCGGGTGATGGTGAGGCTGAGGATCCCGCTGGCGTTGAGGGCGGCTCGAGCCCCTCGCCGCGGCACCGTGTCCATGTGCAAGAGCATGAAGGACGCAAGGGGAACCCCTTGAGGAGATTCATCAGGACCAGccgccgcggcatcggcgtATCTTCCAATTCCATGGGAGGGAAGCAGGGGAGCTTGGCCGGCGTCCTGGGTCCAGTCGCCATTTACGAAGGACAGCTTGTACTTCAGGGCGCCGGCGCTATCAGGATCGGACCtgagctccgcggcggaggagagCAGGGACTGGCAGTGGCGCTCGACGTGGGGCTTGTCTTGGTGGATGGGTCCTTTCGGCATGCTTGGATGGGAGGACAGGTtggaggagacggcggcggagagACATGGCAGGAACAAGGCAAGattcagcagcagcaagctGGCGACTATCTTGCCGGCGGCTTCCATCGATGTGGCCTGTAGGAGAAACCGTAGAATTCAGGAAGGAAATTCCCATTTCCCAGCAGTAATTTCCACAATGATTCGTGATCCAATTAAGATGAAATGAGGTGCCCAGAGGGGATTGGTTACCTTTGGGCGACTGCTTGAGCGTTCATGCAGGCAGGAGAAGTCAAAAAACACAGAACTTTTTTTTTAAGGTCACGGGGGGTCCCACCTGAATTTCATTTCAGTGGCCCTGAATGGCCCATCAAATGTTTAAAGAGTTTTACACGCAGTGTTCCTCTAGAGTTTACATTGCGGATTCAATGATAGAGCACCAGGACAGACCAATGTGCAGGTCTTTTTGCGGGAGTCGACTCCCCCATGAGCGTGCATCATCGCGAGCCGCCCGCATGACAGCACCCAAAGGATCTAGCTGTTGTCTGAACACGGCGTTGTTGCGGCGCTTCCATAGTTGCCAGCAACACAGCAGGAGGAAGGAATCGAAGTGGCCTGCAGGTATGTGCTGTGGTGGTACCAGCTCAGAGAGCTTTGCAGTAGTCATAAGCGAAGGCAGGTCGATGTGCAGGGCTGCCCAAAAAGATTTGGCGAACTCACATTCGAACATGATGTGTGCAGCTGTTTCATCCGCTGAAGCACATATCTCGCATGCAGCATCTTCCAGCACTTTGTGCCGCTTCAAGTTTTCCCGGCTTTGAATCCTTTCCCGGACCAAAAGCCAGGCAAAGAACTGAACCCGCGGTGGCGCTCGATTGCGCCAAACAAACGCTGCCACCGGGTCCGCCGCACATTGAGCTGATTGTAGCATTTTATAGAGCTGGGAGGTGTGTAGCTtcccgtcgtcgtcggcgaagGGGCTGAGCCGTTTGTCAGGCTGATCCGTCGGCAACCAGGGCGCCAGGATGTCATCGACTTCAGTGAGCTCAGCGAGTGCTTCAGAGGACAGCCTTTGTACCAGTGTGCTACCCAGCACGCTTCAACTCACAGACCGTTAGCTCAGTCTTCGTGCAGTGGCTTAGCAGAGCCGGGAACCTGTCAGCTAGAGTGTCTTGTCCATTCCAAACGTCGAACCAGAAGGAGGTAGTTTCCCCATCTCCAAGCTGCACTGCGGTGATGGCTCTGTAGATCGGTAGTAGTTCCCGCAGCGCTGCCCAGTGGTGTCCAGTGATCTCTCCCTGCATAGAGGCGATGCAGCAGTGTTTGCGCACCCAGCTTGCCCATGACGATCCTGCTTCGTGGTGCAATCGATGCAGCAGCTTCAATAGCAAGCAGCTGTTCTGCAAGGTCAGGTTCCGGATGCCGAGTCCGCCATTGTCCCGGCTGTCACAGACTTGTGCCCACGCCACCAGGCAGTTTGCACCTCTTGCCACATCCTCTCCGGTCCAGAGAAAAGCACGGCGACGTTGATCAACCTTCGTCAGCACTCCTAGAGGGACTTGTTGTGCGGGCGGAGATTAGTATACAAGTCAGTCGTTGATTCGTTGACCGGAGGAACAGCCCACTTGTGCACATGAGCCAGATCGAGGTGTACGGCGCGAGAAACCAGGCACCAAACCACATGGATCTCTTGGATCCATATAACAGCTTGTGTTTTAGTCAGATGCATATATTCCTTCATTTGATAATCAAAACGTTATCTTTCGTATACATATAATTTATTGATCTCTTGGATCCAATTTTGTATGCTCAAACTACTATATCTTTTGGATCCAATCATGTTTGTTACCTATTGTGATTTGAGAGGTATATATAAGGGAAGGATGTGTGAACTCAACTTTTTGATCCTTCAATGCATTAGAAGGATGTCTGCACTCAACTTTTTGATCCTTCAATGCATTGGAAGGATGTGTGCACTCAACTTTTTGATCCTTCAATGCATTGCAGTATTTGCATGACAGCTAATAGAGCAAACAATGTAAGTTAGTGTTGACAAATGAATCAAAGAGAGCTTACACGACAAGCACTCACCTTTAGGGAAAACGACAGGTGTTAGCAGCGGTGGACATGTGTTAGATTATCATGGAACATTTGGCGGACATGGTGCTTGCATGGTTGTAGTTGGATGACAAACGTAGCCAATATGACAGCTGTATGCTTTGATTGTGACATGAATGACATTTGTTGTCGGAGGTAGCACTAAGGCGGGGATGGTCTGCGGCAAAGATAAGTGCAAATATTGTTCGGTGATAGCTGCCAGTCCATGACAATAGTCGAGCCCTATAAGAGTAGCCAACTCGAGGTGGAAATGAGAACAGGAATCGCTAAGCGACCAACAATCCGGTATGAGAGTAATCTCTTCTAAAGCGATGATGCTTTCCCCACCGCTTGTGGAGGAAGACACGGCTGCCAATAAGGTGCTCACCAATGACGATCTTCTAGATCAGATCCTTCAACACATCCACTACCCTTTGTGCCTTGTTTGTGCTGCACTCACCTCCAAGCAGTGGCTCCGCAACGCCTCCGATGAGACCACCATCCGCCGCTTCCGTTCACTGATGTCATCCCACCTACTCAGGATCTACATCTCTATTGATGGCTTCTCCAACCCGAAGTTTGTGCCGCTACCCGATGCCTCAAGGCCTGGAGCTTGCAGCTGCACTCCGTCATGGTAACTTTAGTTTTGATGACATGGATTTTCCACTACTAACTATTTGGGATTGCCACAACGACCATGT is drawn from Panicum virgatum strain AP13 chromosome 1N, P.virgatum_v5, whole genome shotgun sequence and contains these coding sequences:
- the LOC120655261 gene encoding uncharacterized protein LOC120655261, with product MDQQLSSAASLFDIINRSTPDHHQAMEMIPDWDCKGTHAFCSRVGPFATEDTAAFTRSAIMVQGLTCGRTTTGAGGAAGARAAAVLQGRRPRMWNELLGRVHGVDKQRILNVSAEFTASRNDLVSPIPVMSVEGVYNPEDGRMYLIGCRKVHAPWRVLSKRRDLEDGMDCSVEVTVEYPPTTRWLMMIGQPAKVSVASTREEDDPLHFARTELRALRVMYRDQRCWHEVMKPIVEGLLCITLLSAAKVILVPVL